The genomic region CGCGCAAGCAGTGGATGGCCGATCATCTGCAGGTGCGCGGCCACGTCGTCATCGATGCCGGCGCGGTCGAGAAGCTGACTGCCGGCGGCAAGAGCCTGCTGCCGATCGGCATCGTCGCGGTGCACGGCGTGTTCGCGCGCGGCGAGGTGATCGCCTGCGTGGACGGCGCGGGGCGCGAGATCGCGCGCGGCCTCACGAATTACAGCAGCGCCGAGACCAAGCTGATCCAGCGCAGGCCGAGCGGCGAGATCGAAACCGTGCTCGGCTACATGCTCGAGCCGGAACTGATCCACCGCGACAATCTCGTGTTGATCTGACGCAGGGTGCGTCCGGACCCTGACGGCAAAAAGCCCGCGTCGCAAGATCGCGGGCTTTTCGTTTTGCTGACCGTGCGCCGCGGCGCGGCCGCGTCAGCGCACCTGCTGGTTCAGGATCGTGCGATGGGCGCGCAGGTTGTCGATGATCGTGCCGGCCTTCGCGGCGGGCATCTTGTTCGAGCAGAAGTAATCCTGATAGAGCGCCGCGCGGTACGCATTCAGGTTGCCGTTCTCGATGCGCCGCCAGTCGGTCGCGACCGTGCGGTCCCAGCCGTCGTGGTCGGCGTTGAGCGCCGCGTACTGGCGCCATTCGTAAGTGTCGCAGCGGATGCCTTCGTAGATCACGTTGCGCGCGCCGGCCGGGCTCGTGATCACCGAGGTGTAGCGCACGATGCCGTCGCTGCCGACGGAAATCGACTTGTCATCGACGAAAAACTTGAGCGGCGAGTTCTGTGAGACCTCGAACGGCAGCAGGTTCGACGGCTGCGGCAGCGGCGGCAGCGTATCCACGGGGTTCTCGCGCCAGGTCGGCTGGCGGTCGAGTAGATAGACGAAGGCGCTGTCGTCCTTGTTGGACGGCTGGCTGGGCGATTTCGAATGGGCGCAGCCGGCCAGGGCGGCAACCGCGGCAAACGACGCCGCGGCAAAAGCGAGTGATTTCAAATTGCACACCTCGAAAAAAGGGCGCGGCAAATGCTGCCGCGCCCGGACATGCTTGATTTTCCTACCCGGTCGGCCGGATCTCAGTCGCGCAGCAGAAAGCTGCCCGGTGCTTCGTCGTACGGGCTCGCACCCGGCTCGACCTCCGAGCAGATCTGCGACGGATCGACCGGCTGGACGCCGATCACGCGGGGGTAGCGCGTCGGCCGCGCCACCCGCGCCTTGTTGTCGGGCCGCTGCGCCGGTCGGCGCAGGAACCGCGACAACTCCGTCAACGCCAACTGATACACATCCCGCTTGAACTCGATCACCGCGTCGAGCGGCACCCAGTACTCGTTCCAGCGCCAGGCGTCGAACTCCGGGTGGTCGGTTGCGCGCAAGCAAATGTCGCAGTCGCGTCCGACCATCCGCAGCAGAAACCAGATCTGCTTCTGTCCGCGATAATGCCCGCGGACCTCGCGCTTGATGAACTTGTCAGGCACCTCGTAACGCAACCAGTCGCGCGTGCGACCGATGATCTTGACGTGCTCCGGCAGCAGACCGGTTTCCTCGTGCAATTCCCGGAACATCGCCTGCATCGGGGTCTCACCATACTTGATGCCCCCTTGCGGGAATTGCCAGGAATGTTCACGAAGCCGCTTGCCCCAAAACACCTCATTGCGCGCGTTCAGCAGGATGATGCCGACGTTCGGGCGAAAGCCTTCACGATCCAGCATACAACCACCTTCGAATCCTTTAAAATTGCTTTGATTATAAACAGATAACGGGCGCCGCGCACCGCAATGGGCAGAATCTCGGCAGGCGCGGCGGCTACACTGTCCCCGATTCGTCTGCTACGTCATCTGCGGTGCAGCTTCGCCTTGCACGCAGCTTTCCATTACTTTTCGCTTTTTTCTGGCGGCCCGGATTGGGCCGCCGTTTCTGGAACTGTCCGCATGAAAGCCTCCCGTTTCTTTATCGGCACCTTGAAGGAAGCACCCGCCGACGCCGAGATCGTCAGTCACAAACTGATGGTGCGCGCCGGCATGATTCGCCGCATCGCCGGCGGCATCTACAACTATCTGCCGATCGGCCTGCGTTCGATCCGCAAGGTCGAGGCGATCGTGCGCGAGGAGATGAACCGGGCTGGCGCGATCGAACTGCTGATGCCCGCGGTGCAGCCGGCCGAGCTCTGGCAGGAGTCGGGGCGCTGGGAGCAGTACGGCCCGGAACTGCTGCGCTTCAAGGACCGCAAGGACAACGACTTCGTGATCGGGCCGACGCACGAGGAAGTCGTCACCGACATCGCGCGCAACCAGATCAAGAGCTACCGGCAGATGCCGGTGAATTTCTACCAGATCCAGACCAAGTTCCGCGACGAGATCCGGCCGCGCTTCGGCGTGATGCGCGGCCGTGAATTCATCATGAAGGACGCGTACTCGTTCGACAAGGATCAGGCCGGCCTCAAGGAGTCGTATCGCAAGATGTACGACGCCTATGTGCGCGTGTTCACGCGCATCGGCCTGGAGTTCCGCGCGGTCGCGGCCGACAACGGCTCGATCGGCGGCAGCGGCTCGCACGAATTCCACGTGATTGCCGACACCGGCGAGGACGCGATCGCCTACTGTCCGACTTCCGACTTCGCCGCCAACGTCGAGGCCGCCGAGGCGCTGCCGCTGTTGGCGAGCCGCGCGGCGCCGGCCGAGGCGATGGCGAAGGTGGCGACGCCGGGCAAGGCGAAGTGCGAGGCGGTGGCCGAGCTGCTGAACATCCCGCTCGAGCGCACCATCAAGTCGATCGTCCTCGCCACCGAGAACGAGGGCGCCGAGCCGACCATCTGGCTGCTGATGCTGCGCGGCGACCACGACCTCAACGAGATCAAGGCCGCCAAGCAGCCCGGCCTGGCCGGCTACCGGATGGCCAGCGAGGCCGAGATCGTCGAATGGTTCGGCACGCCGCCGGGCTACCTGGGCCCGGTCGGCACGAAGAAGCCGGTCAAGGTGATCGCCGACCGCACGGTGGCGAACATGAGCGATTTCGTGGTCGGCGCGAACGAGGTCGACTACCACATCGCTGGCGTGAACTGGGGCCGGGATCTCCCGGAGCCGGTGGTTGCCGATCTGCGCAACGTGAAAAAGGGCGATCCGTCGCCGGATGGCAAGGGCGTGATCGACATCTGCCGCGGCATCGAGGTCGGCCATGTGTTCCAGCTCGGCACCAAGTATTCGAAGGCGCTGGGCGCGACCTTCCTGGACGAGGGCGGCAAGCCCCAGCCGATGGAAATGGGCTGCTACGGCATCGGCGTGACGCGGATCCTCGGCGCGGCGATCGAACAGAACTTCGACGACAGGGGGATCATCTGGCCCGAGGCGATCGCGCCGTTCGAGGTCGTGCTTTGCCCGATGGGCTATGACCGCAGCGAGCTGGTGCGCGAGACGGCCGACCAGCTTTACGCGGCGCTGTCGGCGGCCGGCATCGATGTGATCCTCGACGATCGCGGCGAGCGTCCCGGCGTGATGTTCGCCGACTGGGAGTTGATCGGCGTGCCGCATCGTCTCGTGATCGGCGAGCGCGGCCTGAAGGACGGCAAGATCGAGTACCAGGGCCGGCGCGACACGGAGGCCACGCTGCTGCCGGCCGACGGCGCGGCTGCGACCGTGATCGAGACGGTCCGCGCGGCGCTCGCGCGCTGATGCCGTGAAGGCGGCGGGCGGGACGGCGCGATGCCGAGCGGAATCGCAACCGGGGCAGGGGGGCCGATAGCGGATGGAATATAACTTCATGTCGGCCACCGTGCTGCTGCTGCTGATCACCGATCCGCTCGGCAACATTCCGCTGTTCATCGCCGCGCTGCGCGACGTGCCGGGCGAGCGGCGCGTGCGCGTGATCCTGCGCGAGGTGGCGATCGCGTTCGTGATCCTGCTCGTGTTCATGGTGGTGGGCGACCGCTTCCTGCGCATGATGAGCCTGACCGATCTGTCGCTGCGCATCGGCGGCGGGATCGTGCTGTTCCTGATCGCGCTGAGGATGATCTTCCCGCATCCGGACGGCGCCTTCGGCAGCGATCCGCGCGCCGGCGGCGAGCCTTTCATCGTGCCGCTCGCGATTCCGGCGCTGGCCGGCCCCTCGGCGCTCGCCACCGTAATGCTGCTGACCTCGCAGGCGCCGGGCAAGACGGTCGAATGGATCGGCGCGCTGACGGTCACGATGCTGGTCTGCGCGACGGTGCTGGTGCTCGCGGGGCGGATCCAGAGCTGGCTCGGCGAGCGCACGGTGATGGCGTTCGAGCGGCTGATGGGCCTCGTGCTCGTCGCGATCTCGGTGGAGATGATCCTGGCGGGGATTCGTGCGTTCTCGCACCAGCTGTAAGGTTCCGCCTCGGCCTGCCGGCGCAAGAAAAAAACGGCTCGCGTAGTGCTACGCGAGCCGTTTTGCTATTGGGCGCCGCCGGGCACGCCCGAGGGTGCCAGGCTGGCGGAAGCTCAGGCCTCGGCCGTCAGCGCGCGGATGGTGGGCAGGTTGCGCCAGTAGCCCTTCGCGTCCATCCCGCAGCCGAACACGTAGCGATCCGGCACCGAGAATCCGCAGAAATCGGGGCGCAGCGGCTTGGGCTTGGTGAGCGTCTTCTCGCAGAGCACGGCCGACAGGAAGCGCTTGGCGCCCATCTCGAGGATCCGGTCACGGATCGCGGCCATCGTCTCGCCTTCGTCGAGGATATCGTCGAGCACGATCACGATGCGGTCCTTGACCGACTCGCGCGGGGCCACGCGCCAGTGCATCTCGGGGCTGCCCTGGGTGGTGTTGCGGTAGCGCGTCAGATGGATGTAGTCGAACTCGAGCGGGAAATCGAGGTGCGGCAGCAGCATGCCGGTGAACACGGCGGCGCCGCCCATCACCGACAGCACGAGCGGAAACGCCTCGCCGATTTCGTCGCGGATCGCCGCAGCCATCCGGCCGATCGAGGCGCTGACCTCGTCGGCGGAGACGATCTGTTCGGAATGCTGGAATATATGGAGGGCTTCTTCGCGATTCATGAGCTGTGGCGTGCGATCCGGGTCAGTCGAAAGCCGCGGTGAATGGACTCGCGGCGGGGCGCCCCGACAATGCGGGGCAGCGGGCGATGCGCCATTAGGATATACCGTGCACCGCGCCGCGTGGGGCGTCGAAAAATTAACGCAGGCCGGGCATCATGCCCTTGAGACCGCGCATCATCTTCTGCATGTTGCCGCCCTTGAGCTTCTTCATCATCGTGCGCATCTGATCGTACTGGTTCAGCATCCGGTTGACTTCCTGCACCGGCACGCCCGCGCCGGCCGCGATGCGGCGCTTGCGGGTGGCCTTGATCAGGTCGGGCTTGGCGCGTTCGGCCGGCGTCATCGAGTTGATGATGCCCTCCATGCGGCGGATCTGCTTCTCGGCGTGGCCCATGTCGGCGCCCGCGGCGGCCTGCTGGAATTGCGCGGGCAGCTTGTCCATCAGCGACGACAGGCCGCCCATGTTCTTCATCTGCGAGATCTGCGCGCGGAAATCGTTGAGGTCGAAGTCGCCGCCTTTCTTGACCTTGTCGGCGAGCTTCTGCGCGGCCTGCACGTCAACGCCGCGCTGCGCCTCCTCAACCAGCGCGAGAATGTCGCCCATGCCGAGGATCCGGTTCGCCATCCGATCCGGATGGAACACTTCCAGCCCGTCGAGCTTCTCGGCCACGCCGACGAACTTGATCGGCTTGCCGGTGATGCTGCGCACCGACAGCGCCGCGCCGCCGCGCGAATCGCCGTCGAGCTTGGTCAGCACCACGCCGGTGAGCGGCAGCGCGTCGTTGAACGCCTTCGCGGTGTTGACGGCATCCTGGCCCAGCATCGCGTCGACCACGAACAGCGTCTCGGCGGGATTGATCGCGGCGTGCAGCTCGGCGATCTCCTTCATCATCGCCTCGTCGATGCCGAGCCGGCCGGCCGTGTCGACGATCAGCACGTCGTGATAATGGCGCCTCGCCCAGTCGAGCGCGGCGCGCGCGATCTCGACGGGCTTCTGTTCCGGCGTGGAGGGGAAGAAATCGGCACCGACCTGCTCGCTGACCGTTTTCAGCTGCGCGATCGCGGCGGGGCGATAGACGTCGCACGAGACCGTCAGGACTTTCTTCTTCTGCTTCTCGCGCAGCAGCTTGGCGAGCTTGCCGACCGTGGTGGTCTTGCCGGCGCCCTGCAGGCCGGCCATCAGGATGATCGCCGGCGGCGTGACGGCCAGGTTCAGCTCGACGGCCTTGCCCTCGTAGTCGCCGCCGATCACGGCGGTCAGCTCCTTCTGCACCACGCCGACGAGTGCCTGACCCGGCGAGAGCGAGCTGATCACTTCCTCGCCGAGGGCCTTTTCCTTGACCTTCGCGATGAACTCGCGGACCACGGGCAGCGCGACGTCGGCCTCGAGCAGCGCGAGCCGGACCTCGCGCAGCATCTCCTGCGTGTTGGCTTCGGTGAGACGGGCTTCGCCGCGCAGCGTCTTGACGACGCGCGCCATCCGTTGGGTGAGATTGTCGAGCATGGGGAGCGATGGACAGTGGGGCCCGAAGGCGCGCGTGCTATATATTGACAGCCGTCGCGTGCAAGGGGCCTAGTGTAAACTTCGAACATGGATATTGTACTGTATGCCCTCACCGCGCTCCTGTACGGCGGCCTGGCCGTCGCGGGATGGCGGGCGCACCGTTCCGGCCTCGTGCAGCCGCTCGCCGCGAGCGTGCCGCCGGTGCCGGGCGAGCCCGGCGCGCCGGCCACCGCCGTGGGTGGTGCGGACCGCGCGTTGTTGTTCGCCGCGCTGCTCGCGCATGGCGTGCTGCTGCATGCCACGATCTTTCCGCACGATGCAATGGTGTTCGGCTTCGCGTTCGCGCTCTCGGCGATGTTCTGGCTCGGCGCGGGTATCTATTGGATCGAGAGCTTCTTCTTTCCGCTCGACGGCCTGCGCCTGCTGGTGCTGCCGCTGGCCTGCCTCGCCTCGCTGCTGCCGCTCGTGTTCGGCGGCGTGCGGGTGCTGCCCTATGCCGCCGCGCCGCTGTTCAAGATGCACTTCCTGATCGCGAACATCGCCTATGGCTTGTTCGTGATCGCGGCCCTGCACGCGGTGCTGATGCTGATGACCGAGCGGCGTCTGCAGGCGCTGCGGCAGGGCGGCAGGATCGGCTCGGCGGGCGTGTTGACGAGCTGGCTCGAAACGCTGCCGCCGCTGCTCACGCTCGAGAAGCTGCTGTTCCGCCTGATCGGCGCCGGCTTCGTGCTGCTCACGCTGACGCTCGCCTCGGGCATCCTGTTCAGCGAGCAGGTCGATGCGCGCGCTTTGCGCTTCGACCATAAGACGGTGTTCGCGATCCTCTCGTGGTGCATGTTCGGCGGTATTCTTGTCGCGCGTCGGCTGTCCGGCTGGCGCGGGCGCGGCGCCGCGCGCTGGGTGCTCGCCTCGTTCGGCGCGCTGCTGCTCGCCTACGTCGGCAGCCGTTTCGTGCTCGAGGTGCTGCTGCACCGTCCCGTGGTCTGATGGTCTCAAAGCGATGCGTAACCTTCTGCTGTTGATTCTCCTGTTCATTGCCGGCTCCTGGGTCTCGCGCAAGCTGCGTCAGGCGCAGGAGCGCGCGAATCGCGGCGGCGGTGGCGCGCCTGGCCAGGGCGGCCCGCGTCCGTCGGCGGCCCGCACGCCCTCGCTGCCCGAGCCGATGGTACGCTGCGCGTTGTGCGGCGTGCACACGCCGAAGGGCGATGCGGTCGAGGCCGGCGGCGACTACTTCTGCAGTCGCGAGCACGCGGCCCGTCACGCGGCGGCCGCGCGCGACGCGCAATGAGCGAGGTGCTCGAGGTCGGCGCCGATGGCTGGCTGCCTGGCGCCCGCCACGCGCCGTCGCCGAATCACGAGGCGCGGCCGGCGGGCGTGGTGCCGACCCTGGTGGTAGTCCACAACATCAGCCTGCCGCCCGGCGAGTTCGGCGGCGAGGCGATCGTCGCACTGTTCCAGAACCGGCTCGACTGCGACGCGCACCCCTATTACGACCTGAACCTGCGCGGGCTGCGCGTATCGGCGCATTTCCTGATCGCGCGCGACGGTGAACTGATCCAGTTCGTGTCCTGCGAGGCGCGTGCCTGGCACGCCGGCATCTCGACCTTTCTCGGCCGCGAGCGCTGCAACGACTTCTCGATCGGCATCGAGCTCGAGGGCACCGACGACCTGCCGTTCGAGCCCGCCCAATATGTGACACTCGCGGCACTCGTGCGCGCGCTCGCGGCCCGCTATCCGATCGAGGCGGTCGCCGGTCATGCGGACATCGCGCCGGGCCGCAAGACCGACCCCGGTCCGCACTTCGATTGGCAACGGCTGGCAGCCGATGCCGGCCTGCCGCCCCGATACTTTCCTTATCGTCGGTAACAGGCGCGGCGTTCGAGCGCGTCGCGCCGACGCTGGGCGGCACGGGACGGCGCGATCCTTTGCCCCGTCTGCACTCGCCTGATGTCAAGCCAAATCGCGCCGGGCGGGGCCAAATTTTCCATTTTGAGATAGCTCGATCGTCCACTATACTTGGTGCCAGTTGACGGGTTACTCACTAGATATAGTGTTCGGAGGGCGGGCGCTTTCAGGCGATCCGCTCCGGCCGGCAGGTGATGCCGGGAAACTCGCGGCGCGGTGTCCGGCCAGGCCCGGCACGCTGCAGCGCAAGCAGACACGAGCGGCAAGGGACGCGATACGCATGACGAAAGCAGACGTCGAATCATCGCTATCGCGTGGCCCGTGCCGCTTTTGCGTTCTGCGGTAGGCGCCCCAGCGCGCGCGTTAATCGTTCATATCCGCGGATCTCTCCGCACCATCCAGCACCAGGAGCTTTGCACATGCAAACGACCGACACCGGGACGTCCCAATTCGAGAGCGCCCAGAGCCGCCCTCTTGGCACGGCTTCGCAGGGCGCGCCCGCGCTCGCGCCGCAGGCGACGTTCGCCGACTACAAGGTGATCCGCCGCAACGGCAGCGTGGTGGCTTTCGAGCCCTCGAAGATCGCGATCGCCGTGACGAAGGCGTTCCTCGCGGTCAACGGCGGCCAGGGCGCCGCGTCGGCACGCGTGCGCGAGCTCGTCGAGCAGCTCACGCAGAGCGTGGTGCGCGCGCTCGTGCGCAGCCGCCCGAACGGCGGCACGTTCCATATCGAGGACATTCAGGATCAGGTCGAACTCGCGCTGATGCGCGGCGGCGAGCACAACGTCGCGCGCGCCTACGTGCTGTACCGCGAGAAGCGCCATCTCGAGCGCGCCCACTCCGATGCCCCGGCCGATGCGCCGGCGGGCGCGGCCGGCATCAACGTGACCGACGCCGGCGTCACGCGTCCGCTCGACATGGGGGCGCTGCGCGGCCTGATCGCCTCGGCCTGCGAAGGGCTCGGCAGTGCCGTGAACCCGGATCCGATCGTCGCCGAGACGGTGAAGAACCTCTACGACGGCGTACCGATGAGCCAGGTCTACGACTCGGCGATCCTGGCCGCGCGCACCATGATCGAGAAGGACCCGGCCTACAGCCAGGTGACGGCACGCATCCTGCTGCACACGATCCGCCGCGAGATCCTCGGCGAGGAAGTCTCGCAGGGCGAGATGCAGGCGCGCTACGCCGAATACTTCCCGCAGTTCCTGAAGCGCGGCGTCGAAGCCGAGCTGCTCGACGACAAGCTGCTGCAATTCGATCTGGTGCGCCTGGGCGAGGCGCTCGACGCGGGCCGCGACCTGCAGTTCGGCTACCTCGGCCTGCAGACGCTGTACGACCGCTACTTCCTGCATGTCGACGGCACGCGTATCGAAATGCCGCAGGCGTTCTTCATGCGCGTCGCGATGGGCCTGGCGCTGAACGAGATCGACCGCGAAGCGCGCGCGATCGAGTTCTACCACGTACTGTCGAGCTTCGACTTCATGAGCTCGACGCCGACGCTGTTCAATTCGGGCACGCGCCGTTCGCAGCTGTCGTCGTGCTACCTGACGACGGTCGCCGACGATCTCGACGGCATTTATGAAGCGCTGAAGGAAAACGCGCTGCTCTCGAAGTTCGCGGGCGGCCTCGGCAACGACTGGACGCGCGTGCGTGCGCTCGGTTCGCATATCAAGGGCACGAACGGTAAATCGCAGGGCGTCGTGCCGTTCCTGAAGGTCGTCAACGACACGGCGGTGGCCGTGAATCAGGGCGGCAAGCGCAAGGGCGCCGTCTGCGCGTACCTCGAAACCTGGCACCTCGACATCGAGGAATTCCTGGAGCTGCGCAAGAACACCGGCGACGACCGCCGCCGCACTCACGACATGAACACGGCGAACTGGATTCCCGACCTGTTCATGAAGCGCGTGATGGAGGGCGCCGACTGGACGCTGTTCTCGCCGTCCACCTGCCCGGACCTGCACGACAAGTTCGGCGCCGAGTTCGAGGCCGCCTACCTCGGCTACGAGGAGAAGGTCGCGCGCGGCGAGCTGAAGCTGTTCAAGAAGATCCCGGCGCAGCAGCTCTGGCGCAAGATGCTCGGCATGCTGTTCGAGACCGGCCACCCCTGGATCACGTTCAAGGACCCCTGCAACGTGCGTTCGCCGCAGCAGCACGTCGGCGTGGTCCACTCGTCGAACCTCTGCACCGAAATCACGCTGAACACGAGCGACTCCGAGATCGCGGTCTGCAACCTCGGTTCGGTCAACCTCGTCGCGCATCTCGTCAAGCAGGCCGACGGCAGCTACGCGCTCGACCACGACAAGCTCAAGCGCACGGTCAGTGTGGCAATGCGCATGCTCGACAACGTCATCGACATCAATTATTACGCGGTCGCGAAGGCGCGTAACTCGAACCTCAAGCACCGTCCGGTCGGCCTCGGCATCATGGGCTTCCAGGACTGCCTGCACCTGCTGCGCACGCCGTTCTCGTCGGACGCGGCGGTCGAGTTCGCCGACCGTTCGATGGAAGCGGTCTGCTACTACGCCTACTGGGCCTCGACCGAGCTGTCAGAGGAGCGCGGCCGCTACTCGAGCTACCGCGGCTCGCTGTGGGATCGCGGCATCCTCCCGCAGGACACCCTGAAGCTGCTCGAGGAGGCACGCGGCGGCTATGTCGAGGTCGACATGAGCAGCTCGCTCGACTGGACGTCGCTGCGCGAGCGGATCTCGCTGCACGGCATGCGCAACTCGAACTGCATCGCGATCGCGCCGACCGCCACCATCTCGAACATCATCGGCGTCTCGCCGTGCATCGAGCCGACCTTCCAGAACCTGTTCGTGAAGTCGAACCTGTCGGGCGAGTTCACGGTGGTCAACGAGTACCTGGTGCGCGACCTGAAGGAACGTGGCCTATGGGACGAGGTGATGGTCGCCGACCTGAAGTACTTCGACGGCATGCTCTCGCGCATCGACCGGATTCCGTCGGACCTGCGCGCGATCTACGCCACCGCGTTCGAAGTCGATCCGAAGTGGCTGGTCGAGGCCGCCTCGCGCCGTCAGAAATGGATCGACCAGGCCCAGTCGCTCAACATCTTCATGGCGGGCGCGTCGGGCAAGAAGCTCGATGAAATCTACAAGCTCGCCTGGGTGCGCGGCCTGAAGACCACCTACTACCTGCGCACGATGGCGGCCACGCACGTCGAGAAGTCGACGGTCGCGCACGGCGCGCTGAACGCGGTGCCGTCGGGCGACGGCGGCGCGGGTGGCGGCGCGGGTGGCGGGGCGGCGGGCGGCGCGCATGGCGCGGCCGGCGGCTTCGGCGCGGCGGGCGGCGCGGGCTCGGGCGTGCTCAACGCGGCACCGGCAGCCGAGGCGGAGATCGCGGTCGACGGTCCGGTCTGCATGATGCGTCCGGGCGATCCGGGCTTCGAGGAATGCGAGGCTTGCCAGTAACCACGGCCGGCACGTGACGAACGCGGCGCGCGCAACCGGCATCGACGGTTGCACTGCGTGTCGCGGTCGACTACAAAACGGATAAGGAATCCGTACTTTGGCCGCCTCGCGACGCGCTTCGCGAATGCCGGCAACGCGGGTGCTTCGAGCGAGATCGCCGCATCCGCGAAGATCATCGTTCGACACGCCGATCACATCGCACCACACGCGAGCGGCAGGTCGCGATCGAATCCGCGCTGCGCAAAGTGTTGTATCGAGGTCGCAACGCGAATCGAAAAAAGGAATTTTCGTGAGCGAACCCTTTTATCGCTCATGAAAAGATGGTACAAACCGTTCTAAATTGATGGTGAGAATTTATGCTCAATTGGGATGACGAGAAGACGGCCGTAACTCCCGCGAGCGGAGCGCAGCACAACGCGATGCGCGCTCCCGCAGGAATGGCTGTCGGAGTGCAGGCCGCGACGCCTGCCGCTCATCAGGCTCCGTCGGCGCGCGACATTTTCGAAGGTGACCTCGCGGTCGCGCCGCATGCTTCGGCGGCGGCCGCCGTCGCCGGCGCGCAGGAACGGGTCAATATCGCCGACAAGCGCATCATCAACGGCAAGACCGATGTCAATCAGTTGGTGCCGTTCAAGTACAAGTGGGCGTGGGAAAAGTATCTGGCCGGTTGCGCGAACCACTGGATGCCGCAGGAAATCAACATGTCCCGCGACATCGCGCTGTGGAAGGACCCGAACGGGCTGACCGAGGACGAGCGCCGCATCGTCAGGCGCAATCTGGGTTTCTTCGTCACCGCCGACTCGCTCGCCGCGAACAACATCGTACTGGGCACCTACCGCCACATCACGGCGCCCGAGTGCCGGCAGTTCCTGCTGCGCCAGGCGTTCGAGGAAGCGATCCACACCCACGCCTACCAGTACATCGTCGAATCGCTGGGCCTCGATGAGGGCGAGATCTTCAACGCCTATCACGAGGTCAGCTCGATTCGCGACAAGGACGAATTCCTGATCCCCTTCATCCATACGCTGACCGATCCGGCGTTCGTGACGGGTACCCAGGACGCGGACCAGAAGCTGCTGAAGTCGCTGATCGTATTCGCCTGCATCATGGAAGGCCTGTTCTTCTATGTCGGCTTCACGCAGATTCTCGCGCTCGGCCGCCAGAACAAGATGACGGGCGCCGCGGAGCAATACCAGTACATCCTGCGCGACGAGTCGATGCACTGCAATTTCGGCATCGACCTGATCAATCAGATCAAGCTCGAGAATCCGCATCTCTGGACGCCGGAGTTCCGCGCCGAGATCCGCGAACTGTTCAAGCGTGCCGTCGAGCTCGAGTATCGCTATGCTGAAGACACGATGCCGCGCGGCGTGCTGGGCCTGAACGCCGCGATGTTCAAGAGCTATCTGCGTTTCATCGCGAACCGCCGCTGCCAGCAGATCGGTCTCGACCCGCTGTACCCGAACGAGGAAAACCCGTTCCCGTGGATGAGCGAGATGATCGACCTGAAGAAGGAGCGGAACTTCTTCGAGACGCGGGTGATCGAGTATCAGACGGGCGGCGCGCTGTCCTGGGAGTAACCGGGCGCGACACCGAGGTAAGGATGAGAGCGCCGGGCGAGAGCCCGGCCCAAGGTTTAGGAGCAAGAACGCCTGATGCAAAGGATGGCCTGCGCCGACACGGCGCACCGACATGACAGGCACTTTGCGAACCCTTCAGTGGGATGGGCAAACTTCCCTCCGGAAAAGACGGCCGGCCATGTGGCTGCCGCCTTTATCAAGCGATTCGGGGCAACGGCGCAAAGCGCGCCGGCTGCCAACCTGATCTGGCGCGCAGTGTCGAAAGGCACGG from Burkholderia glumae LMG 2196 = ATCC 33617 harbors:
- a CDS encoding PP0621 family protein; the protein is MRNLLLLILLFIAGSWVSRKLRQAQERANRGGGGAPGQGGPRPSAARTPSLPEPMVRCALCGVHTPKGDAVEAGGDYFCSREHAARHAAAARDAQ
- the ampD gene encoding 1,6-anhydro-N-acetylmuramyl-L-alanine amidase AmpD, yielding MSEVLEVGADGWLPGARHAPSPNHEARPAGVVPTLVVVHNISLPPGEFGGEAIVALFQNRLDCDAHPYYDLNLRGLRVSAHFLIARDGELIQFVSCEARAWHAGISTFLGRERCNDFSIGIELEGTDDLPFEPAQYVTLAALVRALAARYPIEAVAGHADIAPGRKTDPGPHFDWQRLAADAGLPPRYFPYRR
- a CDS encoding ribonucleoside-diphosphate reductase subunit alpha; the encoded protein is MQTTDTGTSQFESAQSRPLGTASQGAPALAPQATFADYKVIRRNGSVVAFEPSKIAIAVTKAFLAVNGGQGAASARVRELVEQLTQSVVRALVRSRPNGGTFHIEDIQDQVELALMRGGEHNVARAYVLYREKRHLERAHSDAPADAPAGAAGINVTDAGVTRPLDMGALRGLIASACEGLGSAVNPDPIVAETVKNLYDGVPMSQVYDSAILAARTMIEKDPAYSQVTARILLHTIRREILGEEVSQGEMQARYAEYFPQFLKRGVEAELLDDKLLQFDLVRLGEALDAGRDLQFGYLGLQTLYDRYFLHVDGTRIEMPQAFFMRVAMGLALNEIDREARAIEFYHVLSSFDFMSSTPTLFNSGTRRSQLSSCYLTTVADDLDGIYEALKENALLSKFAGGLGNDWTRVRALGSHIKGTNGKSQGVVPFLKVVNDTAVAVNQGGKRKGAVCAYLETWHLDIEEFLELRKNTGDDRRRTHDMNTANWIPDLFMKRVMEGADWTLFSPSTCPDLHDKFGAEFEAAYLGYEEKVARGELKLFKKIPAQQLWRKMLGMLFETGHPWITFKDPCNVRSPQQHVGVVHSSNLCTEITLNTSDSEIAVCNLGSVNLVAHLVKQADGSYALDHDKLKRTVSVAMRMLDNVIDINYYAVAKARNSNLKHRPVGLGIMGFQDCLHLLRTPFSSDAAVEFADRSMEAVCYYAYWASTELSEERGRYSSYRGSLWDRGILPQDTLKLLEEARGGYVEVDMSSSLDWTSLRERISLHGMRNSNCIAIAPTATISNIIGVSPCIEPTFQNLFVKSNLSGEFTVVNEYLVRDLKERGLWDEVMVADLKYFDGMLSRIDRIPSDLRAIYATAFEVDPKWLVEAASRRQKWIDQAQSLNIFMAGASGKKLDEIYKLAWVRGLKTTYYLRTMAATHVEKSTVAHGALNAVPSGDGGAGGGAGGGAAGGAHGAAGGFGAAGGAGSGVLNAAPAAEAEIAVDGPVCMMRPGDPGFEECEACQ
- a CDS encoding ribonucleotide-diphosphate reductase subunit beta, encoding MLNWDDEKTAVTPASGAQHNAMRAPAGMAVGVQAATPAAHQAPSARDIFEGDLAVAPHASAAAAVAGAQERVNIADKRIINGKTDVNQLVPFKYKWAWEKYLAGCANHWMPQEINMSRDIALWKDPNGLTEDERRIVRRNLGFFVTADSLAANNIVLGTYRHITAPECRQFLLRQAFEEAIHTHAYQYIVESLGLDEGEIFNAYHEVSSIRDKDEFLIPFIHTLTDPAFVTGTQDADQKLLKSLIVFACIMEGLFFYVGFTQILALGRQNKMTGAAEQYQYILRDESMHCNFGIDLINQIKLENPHLWTPEFRAEIRELFKRAVELEYRYAEDTMPRGVLGLNAAMFKSYLRFIANRRCQQIGLDPLYPNEENPFPWMSEMIDLKKERNFFETRVIEYQTGGALSWE